The DNA region TCACACATAAGTCCAAATGGTAAGGACTAATCTGGTGCCATAATAATGGGGGCAGTCACCAACTTCTTTTTGAGCTCTTCAAATGCCTTCAGGTAGGTGTCATCAAACTTGAAAGTTACATCCTTTTCAAGCAACCTGCACAAAGGAGTAGCAATTTTAGAAAAATCCTTAATAAAGCTCTGATATAATCCCGCatgtcccaagaaactccagacaCCCTTCACAGAAAtgggtggaggtaatttttcaatcgcctccaccttcaccttatcaacttcaatgccGCTCCTAGACACTCTGTTACCCAACACAATGCCTTCGTgcaccataaaatggcacttttcccaattcaaTACCAGATTTGTTTCATCACAACAGGTTAACACCTTGCTCAAATTCTTCAAAAAATCATCATAAGAAGACCCAAAtatagaaaaatcatccataaaaactTCCACAAAattttccaccatatcggtgaagatagccatcatgcATCTCTGGAAAGTAgctggtgcattacaaagaccaaacgGCATTCGCTTGAAGGCGAAAGTGCCATAAGGGCAAGTAAAagtggtcttttcctgatcccCTGAGCATATGACAATCTGGTTGTACCTCAAATAAccatcaaggaagcaataatATTCATGCCCCGCTAATCTATCCAATATTTGATCAATGaatggaagtgggaagtggtctttgcgGGTTGCCTTGATGAGCCTTCTGCAATCAATGTAAACTCTCCATCCAGTCACAGTGCGAGTAGGAATtagctcatttttctcattctcaACCACAATCATCCCTCCCTTTTTAGGCACACATTGCACTAGGCTTACCCAGTTGTTGTCAGAGATATGAAAGAtgatacctgcatcaagccacttaattacTTCCTTCTTCACGACTTCCTTCATGATGGGATTTAAACTCCTTTGCTGCTCAACACTGGGGCGGTGTCCATCTTCCAGaaagattttatgcatgcaaaatgatgGACTGATTCCTTTGATGTCAGCAATTGTCATCTTTCTGGTGCAAAATGATTCCAGAAAGATTTTATGCTCGTGAAGTATTCTGAGCAATTTTTCTTCTTGCACATTAGTTAGGCTGGATGATATAATTACTGGCAGTGTTTCAGAGTTTCCCAAATAAGCATAGCGCAGATGCGTTGGAAGGGGCTTTAGCTCTAGCCTTGGAGCTTCTTCAAAATATAGCTTAGGAAGGATCATAGTAACATGCCTGTCCAACTCCTCAAATATCCCAAACCCATGGACATATTTGCATGACATATCAAGTACTTGCTCAGATTCGCCCATTATCTCATCTTCACTGTCTTCTTCATTCCCAATCAAAGCTCGTTCAAGAGGATTTATGGGGCTCATATAAGGCACCAATGACGTAGTATTGCTTTCCACTACAACAATCATGGATATATCTTCATAATGGGCTGGTAATCTGAGTGTTTTATACACGTTAAATACCTTCACTTGATCACCTACTCTCATTGTCATCTTTCCTTCGCATACATCAATAATAGCTCAGACCGTGGCTAAAAATGGACGCCCTAAAATAAATGGGACCTCCTGATCAGGCTCGTAGTCCAAGATAATAAAATTAGCAGGGAATATGAAAGAACCCACTTGAACTAACAAATCTTCAATCACTCATTCTGGATGAGCAAGGGTGTGATCAGCCAATTGTAAGATCACCGTTGTTGGGCGTGGCTTACCCAACCCCAACTGTCTGAAAACAGATAGTgacatcaaattgatactcgctCCAATATCATACAAAGCTCGCCCGACTGCATGCTTACCAATTGAAATTTGGATAGTGAAACTACCCGGATCTTTGAATTTCTGAGGTAGCTTGCTTTGGATTCTAGAGCTACATTCCTCAGTGAGTGCTACAGTCTCGAATTTGGTCAACCTCCTCTTATTTTCCACTATGTCCTTGATGTATTTTGCATATTTGGGCACTTCTTGTAGGATATCTACTAGTGGAATATTGATTTGCACCTGCTTCAAAATATCAAGAAACTTTTTATACGTGGCATTATCCTTCACTTTCTGCAATCTTTGAGGGAACGAAGGTGGTGGCCTTGAAATTACTGGTGGAGGTTGCTCAGCCACTGCCTCTTCAGCTGGcttctctaactcctttgatTTTTCTGATTTTGACTCTATAGTGGTCGGCTTCTCATTAAAGGTcacttgttttcttttttttgactGGACTTCTTCTAATTGTCTCCCATTCCTCAATGACACAGCATTAATAGATTCCTTAGGATTAGCCTTAGTATCACTTGGAAGAGCTCCAACTGGTCGAGTATTTTGAGCACTAGCAAGTTGTCCCATTTGGCGCTCCAAATTTCTCATTGTTGTGGCTTGGGCCTGCTGGTCAGCCATCACTTTCTTTATCATCTCTGTTGTGTGGGCTTGCTATTCAGCCATCAATTTCTTCATCATTTCCTCAAGGTGACTTGGAGAGTTTGCATGTTGTTCAGCCTGAGGTGGTCTATATTGTTGTTGAGGTGCTTGTGGTCGGTATTGATTCTGATCACCTTagtttccaccccaagagaagtttgggtggttcctccagttggattgtaagtgttcccatactgGTTTGTCTGGCCCCTATTTGCATTACCCACAAAACAGACAAACTCAGGATTAACTAGGCATAAGTCGCTCGTATGAACCTCTCCACATACTTCGCAAAACAATTGGACTTGTTGCACTGGCTAAGCTTGTTGCTTGTTAATAACCAAGGTCATCTGATTAACTTGGTTGGTCAATGTGGAAATATGCGCTGATAATGCCGAGACGACATCCAACTCGAGAACTCCTGCAGATTTTCGCACTGTGTGTATGCCCATCTCTCCCTACCAATCAGGATTtcttttggagaatttgttcaataacGCATATATCTCATCTAAGCTTTTCTCTAACACTTGACCTCCAGCTGTAGTATCTACCACAATCTCTGTCTTAGGATGTAGCCCTTCTATGAAGGTATGAGCTAGCACTTTGTTTGTCTGATTGTGATGAGGACAGTCTCTGAGCAgccccttgaacctctcccaagctGAGTATAAAGACTCCCCCGCTTTCTGTTTGAAGACGATTATCTCACTTTTGTTCTTTGTAGTTTTGCCTGAAGGGAAGAACCTTGCCAAAAATTTTCTTTCCAGATCATTCCATGATGTAATAGAGTTAGTTGGTTCTGCCTTCAGCCATCACTTTGCTTCGCCCAACAGAGAGAACGGAAAAAGTATGAGCCTCACATAGACTGGAGTGACCCCGTTAGTGATGtaagtatcactaatctccaagaaATTCAGGATATGCTGTTGTGGATCCTCGTGTGGAAGACCCATAAACTGCCCATTCGCATGAAGTTGCTGGATCATGCTCTGTTTCAGCTCAAAGTGCCTAGTGATTCTGGGCTTCACAATACTGGAGGTGACATTAGCAATGATGGGCATCGCCACCTCCTGAACAACCATGCATTGCTCCTCTGCCATGTTCACaagaaattgaacaagtgcctgaagattATTTGTGTCCCTTGCTTCTCTCAACCTCCTATGAAATGTTCTCTCAAGTTCAGGTTCAAAACCTTGAAGTCTATCCTCGCTTCTAACCCTTCGCATTCAATCAAAGTTCTTGAGAGCGTAGCAATAATCAAGTAACGTTAGACTTgacaaaataaacaattaaagaaaAAACTAGAAAGTAGTCAATATCAaagtccccgacaacggcgccaaaaacttattgctcccaaacacacacgcaagtatacgtggtcgtacaagtaataaaataataagtcgagtgtcgaacccacaaatACTTGCATTAACTACCCACTAAATTCACCCAGATTGTTATTCAGTCGAGCCAATCCGAGTTCAAAAGTGTGATTATACTAAACAATAATTCTAACTAGTGACTAAATTATTAAGCAGCAAAatgattgttgtgtattcagtaaagacaaatattccagggttgtgatcgattcaacaatcctattgtgttctagttaactctccctTTTATTCAATTCACTcgtggttgctaattaatcgaacaatttctctcgtagccttctccagaattactactcgcctattcaaaatagattaacgcctatattcctataaaatcaatctattaagaatgcACTAAGATTATGATATTTAATCAAGCACGGTGACCagatatattcctatcctaaccacaaatacCCTCCCTCCCAGAGTTAAGATCGTGCTCTCtttaattcttctctaatctaaacatggctttcccaagcatagcatatatagtaaatagaacctaactgttggccagacaattaagcaattaatcacataattgaagaaacaaccatatattagtgAATTTAAATCAAGGTTAAGTTaacgttaaacaacaatattcatgactaaatcacaaccccagaactatgggttttagccactcatgatagtATCAAACATTTTCATAAGtgttggataattgaaaatactaagaaaagatgaagaaaactgagatCTCTTCGCTCCCGAATGTTTCTCGTGTGTATTTCCTCTTCAAAGTGGCGTTCCTCCCTCTAAAAATAagcttagtcttgcttttatacgtgttgggtaggtctagggccgaaataaccttgtcccagaCAAAAATGGACAAACTTCTGTTGCCAGCGTCCagcccagcgccccacgctggccCTGGTGCTGGGCTTCTTGATCATTCTGTCTCTGGCGCCACAGGTGGCGCTCCACGCTGCCTGTGGCGCTGAAAATCTGGTGTTTCCTTTTTTCGTCCATTTTGGCTCTAATCTCGCACCTTTCGCCCCCAATTACTTCCGGATGATTCCTACATATAAAAACACCCCgaattaatataaatcaacacATTTTACATCCGAAATCCATGAAGCACGAGTAAAACATGAggcaatatacatataaatatatatactttaagctaaatatcaaGTAGCTATACCTGTACCTGGCAATCttggagatagcggtaagtggagtcctagacCGGGAAgataaaggtacgcaatttccaatttactatgttagcaagACTTTAGGCGAGGCCaaaactagataccctcacctagaaaaattggcgctcgctttgctaagtgctTCCAGGAAGCTGAAACCGTATTTTTAATGTCAAcccatatgtgttgtgactacttacccattgaggaatgtaatgcataaacccgagctctcgggacagttggccaaatgggtcgtggaGATCAGCGgatacgatattgaatatcagcCTCGGAcggccattaagtctcaaattttggcagactttgtggccaacTTTACGCCGACCCtgatacccgaggtcgaaagagagttgttgttgaactcggggacttCTTCGGGGATCTGGACTCTCTTTACGGACATCTCCTCGAATGCAAAAgtgtccggacttggcatcgtattgaagccactAACAGGCAATgtaattagacaatctattaggactgtaaaGTTGATTAATAACGAggtcgaatatgaggccatgattgcaggtctcgaactagccaaaagcttgggggcggaggtgatcaaagctaagtgcgactccctccttatGGCAAACCAAGTTAATGTGACATTCGAGGTCAGAGAGGaatgaatgcaaaggtacctggataagttgCAGGTAGTATTACAccggttcaaggagtggactctacaacacgtacctcgggatcaaaacagtgaggcgatgcccttgctaacttggggtcgtcggtcgaagTCGATGAGCTCAACTCGGGGacagtcgtacaactcatgaaatcggtggtggaagaaggccatgccgagataaactcaacgagcctaacttgggactggagaaacaaatatatagaatatttgAAGACCGGAAAACTACCCTCGGAcacaaaggaatcgagggccctacgtaCAAAGGAAGCCAGGTTTAGTTTACCCAGAGACGGAACCCTGTTCAGAAGAGCATTCGATTGCCCGCTCGCGATATGTCTAGGACCGGGAGATATCGAGTACGTTCTGAGGGAAATTCACAAAGGCACCTACGGAAATCATTCAGGCGCCGAATCGTTGGTTCGAAAAATAATTAG from Nicotiana tabacum cultivar K326 chromosome 24, ASM71507v2, whole genome shotgun sequence includes:
- the LOC107821967 gene encoding uncharacterized protein LOC107821967, with protein sequence MIKKVMADQQAQATTMRNLERQMGQLASAQNTRPVGALPSDTKANPKESINAVSLRNGRQLEEVQSKKRKQVTFNEKPTTIESKSEKSKELEKPAEEAVAEQPPPVISRPPPSFPQRLQKVKDNATYKKFLDILKQVQINIPLVDILQEVPKYAKYIKDIVENKRRLTKFETVALTEECSSRIQSKLPQKFKDPGSFTIQISIGKHAVGRALYDIGASINLMSLSVFRQLGLGKPRPTTVILQLADHTLAHPE